The Flavobacterium sp. 102 genomic interval GTTGGTAATGGATTAACAGTTATAACAGCAGAACCTGACTGTAATTGAGAACAATTGGTAACTGGATTTTCAACACTGACTAAATTGTAAGTAGAAGAAATGTTTAAAACTGGTGTTGTAACTGACGCATTACCTGTAGCATCCAAAACAATTAATTGATTTGGATTTGAGTCAATATTATAAGTAATCTCAGCATTTGGAGTACCACTAAATAGCACAACTGCTGTATTGCCCGCACAAATTGACGTAGTACCGGAAATACCGGCCGTTGGCAATGGATTAACTGTCACTGAAGCCGAACCTGCAATTAACTGTGAACAAGTAGTCGTTGGATTAGCAATACTCACCAAATTGTAGGTTGATGGAACTGTTAATGATGTTAGTACTATTGTTGCATTGCCTGCAGCATTCAAAGTTATATTTTGATTTGGATTCCCATCAACATTATAAGTTACAACTGCATTTGGCGTTCCGTTAAAAGTTACTGTACTGTCTTCATTCGCACAAACAACTGACGGAGCAATAGAAATTGTTGCGATAGGTATCGGATTAACAATCAATTGAAAAGAGATTGTGCTAAAATGGGTTGGATCAGCATTTTCTTCCAATCTTACATATATTGTTTGACCATTAGTTCCAACAACATTTGTTGGTCCAATAGGACTTACATCATTATCCGCATTATTCTGTGTTAAATGATAAGTAACGGTATAATCTGCAGCCGAATATGTCCCCAAGACAATAGGTGTTTGAGGCACAAAATTAAAAGTGGCCGTACCACTTCCAAAACTACTTTCACACAACGCTAAATTAGGTGGTTGAGTCGGAATCGGGTTGGTTGTACATACAATAACATTCAGCTCAAATTGAGTAGTTGTTAAACAACCTACCGTATTATCTTCTATCGCAGCATAAATAATTTGCCCATCAAAACCTGTATAATTTGTTGGGTTTGGAATAGCGCCTATCAATTGTTCTGCGTTAGAAAGTGTGGTATGATAAGTAATTGTAACATCAAGATTATTGGCGATGATTGGTGTGTTTTGTGTCAAATTGAAAATCACATCGCATTCCGTTAAATCATTAGGATCACCTATCATTATTTCATCTAGAAACTCTACAATCAAACAATCTGTAACAGGACATGCCGGACCAAAAGGGAATGCAGTTGCGCAATATTCGCCGGGCTCAGTAACCGTCAAACAAGGACCTGTTTCACCCGGAATGACACCACCATCAAGAGTCCAAACATGAGGAACTGTAGTTGCCAAACCAGTACAAATAACTGTAGAACTCCCAAAACAAGGTGCAAAACCATTTGAAACTAAATAATCATTAGGAAAATCTATCGGCGCAGAAGCAAAACTATTAGCCTTTAGAAAAACCGCTGAATCCAATGAATTATCTCCGACATTGGCAATGGCTAATTTAATATGATACGTTTGTCCACACTGAACATTGGCTGTAGCCGGAATAACTAAAGTAAAACCATCATACTGTATGGTACTGTTAACTGCAGGAGTACTTCCAGTCCCATTATTAACGTAAAACGAACAGTATTCACAGGGTCCGTTATTTGTAGTTCCGTTATTTAAATTGTTAATTGTAATCGGAACTGTAGTCGAAGGAATCAAAGCAATATTAATGGCACCATTAGTATAAGGACCTGCGATACCGGGACCGCTCAAGAAAAAACCAAAAACATCATTAAAACTTGAATTGGCCCATTCAGGGTATTCTTCCGAAGCAAAAACAAAGTCAAAACTCAATGTTTGTCCATTCGGCACAAAATCAAATTCAAGAATTGCTATGTTCATAACCGTATTGGTAGTCAATTGGTCTAAATCAGCATCTCCTTCAGTAGGATTATCCGTAGCATTAGTTGTCCCTCCAGAATTATTCGGCCCAATCGCCACTATTCCTTTCCCTGTTGACAAAATAATCCCTTCTTCCAGACCAATATTGGTTGACGAACCATTTAAAAAATGACCAACCTGATCACTTATAACACTGGCATTAGCCGCAGTACCGTTAAAAGTAATATTGGTAGCCGCAACTCCTTGCCCTAAGAGCACGTTTTGCACTAATTGCGCAGGCGATTGAGTATTATTGACTATTAATTGGGAATATGACGAAAAGCTAATCGCCAAAAAGAGAATTATGAGTATTTTTTTCTGCATCAAATAAAAAATGTTTTAGTAGTCCTATTTTATTAAAACCACTTGATTGTGTTAATTATTGATTAATTGTTCAAATATAGTTAATCATCGAAAATAACTTTGTTAAATTTGCAGAAAAATAAATAAAATCGATGAAAATCACCATAAAAGAAACCCAAAACCCAACAATAATTAAATTTGAATTTCCGGATTTCATTACTCAAAATGAGAACTTCGAGTTTAAAAACATTGACGAAGCCAAAAATTCACCTTTAGCCCAACAATTATTTTACTTGCCATTTGTAAAAACCGTCTACATTTCCGGTAATTTTATTGCTATCGAACGTTTTAGCATTGTAGAATGGTCAGATGTTCAAGACGCAGTGGCTGAACAAATCGAAAGTTTTGTCAACAATGGCGGCGTTATTGTATTACAAACCGAAAACCCAACCCGAAAACAAGCCATAACTGTTTACGGAGAAACCACACCTAATCCGGCTTCGCTGAAATTTGTAGTCAATAAAGCCTTGACCAAAACCGCTGTCGAATTCAAAAATATTGACGAAGCCAAAGCTTCTCCGTTAGCGCAAGAATTGTTCAAATTCCACTTCGTAAAAGAAATTTTTATCACCGAAAATTATATCTCGGTTACCAAATACGAAAGCACTTCTTGGGACGAAATCACTTTAGAATTGCGAACGTTCATCAAACAATTCATCGAAAACGGCGGAACTGTGTTAGATGAAACCATGATAGTAAATGACGAAAAGCAAGAAAAACAACAAATCAAAAATTTTGACAACCTTGATACAACGTCACAACAAATCATCAATATTCTAGAAGAATATGTAAAACCGGCGGTCGCTGCCGATGGTGGAAATATTCTTTTCGACTCTTATGACGAAACCGAAAAAAGAGTAAAAGTCGTATTGCAAGGTTCTTGCAACGGTTGCCCTTCTTCGACTTTCACCCTAAAAAACGGTATCGAAAATATGCTGAAAGACATGTTGAATGATAAAGACATTGTGGTGGAAGCCATTAATGGATAAGCCGTATTTCAAAATAAAAAACTACCTTTAAGCGTCCAAATCGGAAGCTTTTTTTAATTAAATTTTAGGAGCTGTTTCCCGCTTTCCGCAGTATCTTTTTTTATCACACCGGGCGCAATCAAGACACTCTATTAAAAAAAAGGATACTTGCTGCAATCAGGGCTAAAAAATAAATCATGAACGAACTACATCTGGAAACCAGCCCATACCTACTCCAACACGCCAACAATCCCGTGCATTGGAAAGCTTGGAACGAAAAGTCTTTGGCACAAGCCAAGACAGCAAACAAACTCATCATCATCAGCATAGGTTATTCTGCCTGTCACTGGTGTCACGTAATGGAACACGAAAGTTTTGAAAACGACGATGTTGCCACCGTAATGAACGCCCATTTTGTCAACATCAAAATCGACCGCGAAGAACGTCCGGATATCGACGCTGTTTATATGAAAGCAGTTCAAGTCATGACCGGTCATGGTGGTTGGCCCATGAACGTGGTCACTTTGCCTGATGGCAGACCTATTTGGGGCGGAACGTATTTCAAAAAAAATGAGTGGATCAATTCCTTAGAAAAACTTCAAGAAATTTATACTCAAAACCCGGAAACCATTTTTGAGTATGCACAACAACTGCACGAAGGTTTGCAATCGCTAAGCGTCATTCCAAAAATCGATTCGCCCATTGACCACAATTTAGACAACTTAGAAAAACTGGTGAAAAAATGGCAGAAAAGTTTTGATTGGGAATTTGGCGGTATGGCAAGAGCTCCAAAATTTATGATGCCAACCAATTATGAATTTCTATTGCGATACGGTTACCAAACCCAAAATCAAAGTTTACTCGATTTCACCAATCTTACATTAACCAAAATGGCTTACGGCGGTTTATTCGACACACTCGATGGCGGATTTTCACGTTATTCTGTCGATATGAAATGGCATGTGCCGCATTTTGAAAAAATGTTATATGATAACGGTCAGTTGGTTTCGCTTTACGCGAATGCTTATAAATTAACCCGCAATCCATTATACAAAGAAGTCATCGAAAAGACTTTGACTTTCGTCGAAAAAGAATGGCTGACTTCGGAAGGAAGTTTCTATTCTGCACTCGACGCCGACAGTTTGAATGCCGAAAATCATTTAGAAGAAGGTGCATTTTATGTTTGGACGAAAGAAGAATTACAAGAATTTATTGGTGAAGATTTCGACTTGTTTTCCAAAGTTTTCAATATCAATGAATTTGGTCATTGGGAACACGGTAATTATGTTTTGATTCAAAATCAATCTTTGGCACAAATCGCTGAAAAGCAAAATATGTCTGTGGAAACATTGGCACAAAAAAAAGAATCATGGGAACAAAAACTGTATACTGAAAGAGAAAAACGCAGCAAACCCAGACTCGATGACAAATGCCTGACTTCTTGGAACGCCATAATGCTTAAAGGCTTTGTTGACGCTTTTAAAGCTTTAGGCAGCCCAAAATATTTAAACATCGCTTTGCAAAATGCCCATTTCATCACTAAAAATCTTTGGTCTTCAGATGGCAATTTATTTAGAACGTATAAAAACGGCACTCGAGGCGGAGCCGAACAGAGCGTAGCTAAAGCCACCATCAATGCTTATTTGGAAGATTATGCTCAGGTGATTCAAGGATTTATTGGTTTGTATGAAGCGACTTTGGACGAACAATGGCTGCAAAATGCCAAGCAATTAACAGATTATTGTTTTGATTTTTTCTATAACGAAAAAGAACAGTTTTTTTCTTTTACTTCTCAAAATGACGAAGCCTTAATTACAGCACATTTTGAAGTCGAGGACAATGTGATTCCGGCCGCGAATTCAGTTATGGCGAGTAATTTATTTCGATTGAGTGTTTACTTCAACCATAGTTATTACGAATCGATAGCCGAACAAATGGTGCAAAATATTATTCCTACGATTGATTATCCATCGGCTTTCTCAAATTGGCTGAATGTGCTTTTAAATTATTCGGAACAAAACAAAGAATTGGCGATTTGTGGTGAAAGAGCTTTGGATTATTTGACCCAAATCAACCAACAGTATATGCCTAACCTCATTCTTGCCGGAGCCAAAGTTGATTCCGCTCTGCCATTTTTAGAAAATAGATTTGTGGAAAGTCAAACGTTATTGTATTTGTGCCAGAACAAAACTTGCGATACACCAACCATTGATTTACAAGAAATTATCAATAAAATAACACCAAATTCTTAGAAAAAATTGTAATATTGTTATTATTAACCAATAAAAACAACTGATATGGGATTTGGAGATTTTTTTAAAAATTTGTTCGGAGGCTCTAAAGGTAAAGCCGGAGAACAAGCTAGTAATTTTGCTGATGACGCCATTGAAAAAGCTAAAGAAATAGCTGATCCGGTAGTGGATAAAGTAGAAGAATTTGTGGAAACCGCTAAAGAAAAAATAAGCGAATATGTACCACAAGCGTCTGAAACTATAGACAATGTAGTCGACAACGCCAGAGAAAAAATAAATGAGTTGGCTGAAACTGCCAAAGAAAAAATAAATTCATTTACCAACGATGCTAACGACGCTGTTGATGCAGCTGAAGAAAAAGCTAGTGATGCGGTAAATCGTGTAGAAGAAGACGCAGATTAATTTTAAAAATTATTATTTTTGCTCAATAATTATCTCGCCCCGACTCCCGAGACTTCGGGGCGGGATTTTTTTTACAATATGACTATGAACAGCTCGCTTTCGATTCACTCCTTTGCAGAATACGTTGAACAATTTACCACGTTACTAATCGATTATTCGCCGAAGTTGATTTCGGCGCTAATCATTCTTTTCATCGGATTATATGTCATTCGATTTATCAATCGTTTGGTTAGAAAAATCATGGTAAAAAGAGAATTTGATCCAACTTTATCCAAATTCTTAGCCGATAGTTTACTTTGGGCATTACGCATATTGTTGTTTGTGAGTTTTATTTCCAAATTAGGCATAGAAACTTCTTCATTTGTGGCAATTCTCGGTGCGGCTGGTTTGGCGATTGGTTTGTCACTTCAAGGCTCTTTGTCCAATTTTGCCGGCGGAATGTTGATTATTTTATTCAAACCTTTCAGAGTTGGCGACACCATTGAAGCACAGGGCGTTATTGGAACTGTGTTGGAAATACAGATTTTTGTAACCAAATTAATTACCGGAAACAACCAAACTATTTTTATCCCAAACGGAATTCTATCGAATAATGTAATCATTAATTATTCGATGCAAGGCAACCGCAGAGCAGATTTGTTGTTTTCCCTTTCCTATGATACCAATATTAAAACCGCCAAAGACATCGTCATGAAAGTGATGCAAAACCATCCTAAAGTTTTAAAAAATCCTGCGCCAACAGTTGCTGTGAGAGGTTTAACCGATTCGGCTGTACAATTGTCAATCCGACCTTGGGCGACCAATATCGATTTTAGTGATATGTCTTCTGATATTTTGGAAAACTGTAAAGAAGCTTTTGAAGCGGCCGGAATTTCAATTCAACCATTTGTGCTTGAGACCTCGAAAGGATAATTTATGTTTTTTTAGTCAACATAAAATCTTTCAAGTAAAAAGGCTCAAAGTAAGCCACATCTTCAAACTCATTTTGAATGAATTTTTTATAGCTAATTGGACTCATCTCATTAGCAGAAGGAAATACAATTTCCGATAGAAATACGAAGTTGACTGCGGTCAAAACTGATTGGCATTTTTCCTGACAATCGCCTACAATATAGATGGTTTCTGTCCTATCAGCATAACTGACTTCGGTTAAAACTTCTGCTTGGACTTCTACTATTTTTTGATAATTAGGGTCGAAAACAGCACTATAAACTTCCATTCTCCGCGCGTCAATCATCGGAATAATTAAGCCGTCATTTTGGGTTACTTTTTGGGCCAAAACTTGTAAAGTGTCCACTGAAATTAATGGAATTTGCAACGCATAGCACAAACCTTTTGCCGCCGAAACACCGATGCGCAAACCCGTATAAGATCCAGGACCTTTGCTGATGGCAATCGCTTTCAAATCACGGACTGTAATTCCTGCTTCTTTTAAAATATCTTCTATAAAAACATGCAATTTTTCAGCATGAGAATAACCTTGTTCGGCTATTTCTTTAAGCAATATTGTTTTTCCGTCTTTGG includes:
- a CDS encoding NifU family protein, giving the protein MKITIKETQNPTIIKFEFPDFITQNENFEFKNIDEAKNSPLAQQLFYLPFVKTVYISGNFIAIERFSIVEWSDVQDAVAEQIESFVNNGGVIVLQTENPTRKQAITVYGETTPNPASLKFVVNKALTKTAVEFKNIDEAKASPLAQELFKFHFVKEIFITENYISVTKYESTSWDEITLELRTFIKQFIENGGTVLDETMIVNDEKQEKQQIKNFDNLDTTSQQIINILEEYVKPAVAADGGNILFDSYDETEKRVKVVLQGSCNGCPSSTFTLKNGIENMLKDMLNDKDIVVEAING
- a CDS encoding thioredoxin domain-containing protein — encoded protein: MNELHLETSPYLLQHANNPVHWKAWNEKSLAQAKTANKLIIISIGYSACHWCHVMEHESFENDDVATVMNAHFVNIKIDREERPDIDAVYMKAVQVMTGHGGWPMNVVTLPDGRPIWGGTYFKKNEWINSLEKLQEIYTQNPETIFEYAQQLHEGLQSLSVIPKIDSPIDHNLDNLEKLVKKWQKSFDWEFGGMARAPKFMMPTNYEFLLRYGYQTQNQSLLDFTNLTLTKMAYGGLFDTLDGGFSRYSVDMKWHVPHFEKMLYDNGQLVSLYANAYKLTRNPLYKEVIEKTLTFVEKEWLTSEGSFYSALDADSLNAENHLEEGAFYVWTKEELQEFIGEDFDLFSKVFNINEFGHWEHGNYVLIQNQSLAQIAEKQNMSVETLAQKKESWEQKLYTEREKRSKPRLDDKCLTSWNAIMLKGFVDAFKALGSPKYLNIALQNAHFITKNLWSSDGNLFRTYKNGTRGGAEQSVAKATINAYLEDYAQVIQGFIGLYEATLDEQWLQNAKQLTDYCFDFFYNEKEQFFSFTSQNDEALITAHFEVEDNVIPAANSVMASNLFRLSVYFNHSYYESIAEQMVQNIIPTIDYPSAFSNWLNVLLNYSEQNKELAICGERALDYLTQINQQYMPNLILAGAKVDSALPFLENRFVESQTLLYLCQNKTCDTPTIDLQEIINKITPNS
- a CDS encoding Rv0909 family putative TA system antitoxin, whose translation is MGFGDFFKNLFGGSKGKAGEQASNFADDAIEKAKEIADPVVDKVEEFVETAKEKISEYVPQASETIDNVVDNAREKINELAETAKEKINSFTNDANDAVDAAEEKASDAVNRVEEDAD
- a CDS encoding mechanosensitive ion channel family protein, with the protein product MNSSLSIHSFAEYVEQFTTLLIDYSPKLISALIILFIGLYVIRFINRLVRKIMVKREFDPTLSKFLADSLLWALRILLFVSFISKLGIETSSFVAILGAAGLAIGLSLQGSLSNFAGGMLIILFKPFRVGDTIEAQGVIGTVLEIQIFVTKLITGNNQTIFIPNGILSNNVIINYSMQGNRRADLLFSLSYDTNIKTAKDIVMKVMQNHPKVLKNPAPTVAVRGLTDSAVQLSIRPWATNIDFSDMSSDILENCKEAFEAAGISIQPFVLETSKG
- the tsaB gene encoding tRNA (adenosine(37)-N6)-threonylcarbamoyltransferase complex dimerization subunit type 1 TsaB, whose amino-acid sequence is MTYILNIETATKNCSVSLAKDGKTILLKEIAEQGYSHAEKLHVFIEDILKEAGITVRDLKAIAISKGPGSYTGLRIGVSAAKGLCYALQIPLISVDTLQVLAQKVTQNDGLIIPMIDARRMEVYSAVFDPNYQKIVEVQAEVLTEVSYADRTETIYIVGDCQEKCQSVLTAVNFVFLSEIVFPSANEMSPISYKKFIQNEFEDVAYFEPFYLKDFMLTKKT